In a genomic window of Narcine bancroftii isolate sNarBan1 chromosome 7, sNarBan1.hap1, whole genome shotgun sequence:
- the dusp27 gene encoding serine/threonine/tyrosine-interacting-like protein 2, translated as MATAQNTNSEQVVPGDSNQDDVLSIQAQYLRSPSPSRFSVISDTDTESIFMEPIHLSSPIAATKIINEELKPKEIKIKPISPKMLETAEQLLVEDLYNRVKVKIDDSGKFNTPCIMDIQHILMQKMEAPMELINEVWPSIFIGEKSAAVNKSRLKRLGITHILNAAHGTGVYTSKAFYMGMEIEYLGIEAEDFPDFDLSKYFRKAAEFVDEALLTCRGKVLVCSVMGTSRSAALVAAYLMIFHHMTIMKALITLRRKRPIYPNEGFIKQLRELNETLLDERSQCHLEDDDETHSQCSIIEAKAHSTSVAEEETQSIMGAQAHSIMVEEEDSSSLIAGSLLSSVAKSSVASKNTLIDEEEEERIYKEWRAKQGLSATEHTNKPGEERLKLPEDSEKDNNADWLIREWQSKNEKFQMNPNLQCTNNDEGDVESLIARSRHTAGEQDGTESVNSIDCEFSQQYLEEYLNKQHRARNDSLSTEASTWDMWDERLLEISKRAARGDDSSMASFSWAGKRRDPDEESSVCSDSSSMFNFCKNNKDKLTPLERWQIKRIQFGWNKKDLKADENKTEASREEEGEGERNSLADVNLTAYQSWKLRHQKKLGNQNKIEVINLAKDEDITSKRTQQRRTELLERCKRTLEESRSISECETGSSMGRSIPLSLFWSKIPDTSLSDESASVLSMQSGGSSMSKARTASTTTVPMLPLQVNPDASVSLSSVQDWIASVVSEQIAIKQSEIMNAAVPLYKNSQLQPTVRCNEDDKSSHLSIQSGHSLHRSRADTQSILSCSSLSSFKSEGLQSKEVIKTSTPLYSLFADEINLQKLDYMNKEIKNEMEDKMDAYKREKVTADNKRSTLFKKKKKYEREDKDLVQTNSAFSPCSGLDKFDVKSNISGYSLGSSIPDPTCNIHKWLNDVKDESVNNTRYDSIKKNETKPIQASYLHDRGSESMLKFPFNAAEGSDLHFTRDDLKLSSRHSGEYTPIHVSSSYKSKEVDNKSKLKYCIPSSDLEYSTFSRPLADEAGSSRESYSGRSFMEMQTPCLSDNMLPSDQPATHLIPRRSRLHSPETEINGDLMEIHAKRKFKQNCASAGEQASGKINDRDLENPTAKKGLKTASKNTSDEEDDKIIAAWRNHLPIRVKDKKKYQNE; from the exons ATTTTCAGTTAtatcagacacagacacagagagcaTTTTCATGGAGCCCATCCATCTTTCATCTCCAATTGCTGCAACTAAGATTATTAATGAag AACTGAAACccaaagaaataaaaattaaaccaATCTCACCAAAAATGTTAGAAACAGCTGAACAGCTGTTAGTGGAAGACCTTTATAATCGGGTTAAAGTGAAGATTGATGACAGCGGCAAATTCAACACACCCTGTATCATGGACATCCAGCATATTCTGATGCAGAAAATGGAGGCACCCATGGAGCTAATAAATGAGGTGTGGCCCAGTATCTTCATTGGTGAAAA GAGCGCAGCTGTGAATAAGAGTCGGTTGAAACGACTGGGAATCACACACATCCTTAATGCTGCCCATGGTACAGGGGTGTACACTTCAAAAGCTTTTTACATGGGAATGGAGATTGAGTACCTTGGAATTGAAGCTGAAGACTTCCCAGACTTTGACTTGTCCAAATATTTCCGTAAAGCTGCAGAGTTTGTGGATGAAGCACTTTTGACATGCAGAG gtAAGGTTTTGGTTTGCAGTGTAATGGGAACCAGTCGATCAGCAGCTCTTGTGGCAGCTTACCTTATGATTTTTCACCATATGACAATTATGAAGGCTTTAATAACACTGCGGAGAAAACGTCCAATCTATCCAAATGAGGGGTTCATAAAGCAGCTTAGGGAACTAAATGAGACTCTTTTGGATGAGCGTAGCCAATGCCACCTTGAAGATGATGATGAGACGCACAGCCAATGTTCGATCATTGAAGCAAAAGCTCATTCTACATCTGTGGCTGAAGAGGAGACACAAAGCATCATGGGGGCTCAGGCCCATTCTATCATGGTGGAAGAGGAAGATTCATCCAGTTTAATTGCTGGCAGCCTCCTGAGTTCTGTTGCAAAGTCCAGTGTTGCTTCCAAAAATACATTAATTGatgaagaggaagaggaaaggaTCTATAAAGAGTGGAGAGCAAAGCAAGGTTTGTCAGCAACAGAACATACTAACAAACCAGGAGAGGAGAGACTCAAACTCCCTGAAGATTCTGAGAAAGACAACAATGCAGATTGGCTCATAAGAGAATGGCAGAGTAAAAATGAAAAGTTTCAAATGAATCCAAATTTGCAATGCACAAACAACGATGAAGGAGATGTAGAGTCCCTCATTGCAAGAAGCAGACATACTGCCGGTGAACAAGATGGCACAGAGAGTGTTAATAGTATTGACTGTGAGTTTTCCCAACAATATTTAGAAGAATATTTAAATAAGCAACACAGAGCTCGGAATGattccttatctactgaggcCAGCACCTGGGACATGTGGGATGAACGATTGCTTGAGATTAGCAAGAGAGCTGCAAGGGGTGATGACAGCAGCATGGCTTCTTTCAGCTGGGCTGGAAAGAGGAGAGACCCAGATGAAGAAAGTTCTGTTTGCTCAGACTCAAGCTCCATGTTCAACTTCTGCAAGAACAACAAAGACAAGCTGACTCCTCTGGAAAGGTGGCAAATCAAACGGATACAATTTGGATGGAACAAAAAAGATCTGAAAGCAGATGAGAATAAAACTGAAGCAAgtagagaggaggaaggggagggggagagaaattcTCTTGCTGATGTTAACCTTACAGCCTATCAGAGCTGGAAGTTGAGACATCAAAAAAAGCTGGGCAATCAAAACAAAATTGAGGTGATCAATTTGGCAAAAGATGAAGATATTACATCGAAGAGAACACAACAAAGACGTACTGAGCTCTTGGAGCGCTGCAAGCGTACATTGGAAGAGAGCAGGTCCATATCTGAATGTGAGACAGGAAGTTCCATGGGCAGAAGCATCCCACTCTCTCTGTTCTGGTCCAAAATACCTGACACGAGCCTCAGTGACGAAAGTGCATCTGTGTTAAGCATGCAGAGTGGTGGATCTTCAATGTCCAAAGCCAGGACCGCCTCAACCACAACAGTTCCTATGCTTCCTTTGCAAGTTAATCCTGATGCTAGTGTTTCACTCTCAAGTGTGCAGGATTGGATTGCTTCAGTGGTGAGTGAACAAATTGCAATTAAGCAAAGTGAGATCATGAATGCTGCAGTGCCATTGTACAAAAACAGTCAGCTCCAGCCAACTGTAAGATGCAACGAAGATGACAAAAGCTCACACCTCAGTATACAAAGTGGTCACTCCCTGCATCGATCCAGAGCAGATACACAGTCTATCCTGTCATGCAGCAGCCTGTCAAGCTTCAAGTCTGAAGGCTTGCAGTCAAAAGAGGTTATAAAAACAAGCACACCTCTGTACAGCTTGTTTGCAGATGAAATTAATCTTCAAAAGTTAGACTATATGAATAAAGAGATTAAAAATGAGATGGAAGATAAAATGGatgcatacaaaagagaaaaagttaCTGCTGACAATAAACGCAGCactttatttaaaaagaaaaagaagtatGAAAGAGAAGATAAGGATTTGGTACAGACAAATTCAGCATTTTCTCCTTGTTCGGGTCTAGATAAGTTTGACGTAAAATCTAATATCTCAGGGTATTCCTTAGGCTCAAGTATTCCAGACCCAACTTGCAATATTCATAAATGGCTTAATGATGTCAAGGATGAATCTGTTAACAATACAAGATATGACTCaattaagaaaaatgaaacaaAGCCCATTCAGGCTTCCTACCTCCATGATCGTGGAAGTGAGTCAATGTTAAAATTTCCTTTCAATGCTGCAGAAGGATCAGATTTGCATTTTACGAGAGACGATTTAAAGCTTTCATCAAGACACTCAGGAGAATATACACCGATCCATGTTTCCTCTTCCTATAAATCAAAGGAAGTTGATAATAAAAGTAAGCTGAAATATTGCATTCCTTCATCTGATTTGGAATACTCTACTTTCTCCAGACCACTGGCTGATGAAGCAGGCAGTTCCAGAGAATCCTATTCTGGAAGGTCCTTCATGGAGATGCAGACTCCATGTCTAAGTGATAATATGTTGCCATCTGACCAGCCAGCAACCCACCTTATCCCCAGGAGATCTCGGTTACATAGCCCAGAGACAGAAATAAATGGTGATTTGATGGAGATCCATGCAAAGAGAAAATTTAAGCAGAATTGTGCATCTGCAGGAGAACAGGCCAGTGGAAAAATTAATGATCGTGATCTTGAGAATCCTACAGCAAAGAAAGGGTTGAAGACTGCATCAAAAAACACCAGTGATGAAGAAGATGACAAGATTATAGCTGCTTGGAGGAATCATCTGCCAATTCGAGTCAAGgataaaaaaaagtatcaaaatgaataa